The Acidimicrobiales bacterium genome window below encodes:
- a CDS encoding catalase, translating to MTDEQQNALTTRQGHPVSNNQQQRTVGSRGPATLENYQFLEKISHFDRERIPERVVHARGAVAHGWFEATGTCGDEPIAGYTRAKLFQEAGRRTPLSVRFSTVIGGRDSSETARDPRGFAVKFRTEDGNWDLVGNNLAVFFIRDAIKFPDVIHALKPDPVTFRQEPNRIFDFMSQTPESMHMLLHVFSPRGIPADYRHQQGFGVNTYKWVNADGETVLVKYHFHPKQGVKCLTQEQADGIQATDLGHATRDLMEAIDRGEHPEWDVFVQVMSDDDHPELDWDPLDDTKVWPEDQFPLRRIGRMVLDRNVENQFLENEQIAMGTGVLVDGLDFSDDKMLVGRTFSYSDTQRYRVGPNYLQLPINAPVAPVRTNQRDGQMSYAVDGGAGNPHVNFEPSIHDGLVEAPRPSHDEQGPVVSGRLTRRPLERANDYQQAAERYQLMPDWERDDLVLNLSTQLGQCERDVQERMVWHFHLIDDDLGSRVGGAIGVSAADVAGLPPLPGQLLTDVDRRRLAQLGDNPPRELMSKQLTGTFAYDPVDLETATKVAGRWPERAPGDRIGGERGATTTGAQPTDGLPATGAS from the coding sequence GTGACCGACGAGCAGCAGAACGCCCTCACCACCCGGCAGGGGCACCCGGTCTCGAACAACCAGCAGCAGCGGACGGTCGGCTCGCGGGGCCCGGCGACGCTCGAGAACTACCAGTTCCTGGAGAAGATCTCCCACTTCGATCGAGAGCGCATCCCCGAGCGGGTCGTGCACGCGAGGGGCGCGGTCGCGCACGGCTGGTTCGAGGCGACCGGCACCTGCGGCGACGAGCCGATCGCCGGCTACACCAGGGCGAAGCTGTTCCAGGAGGCCGGCAGGCGCACCCCGCTGAGCGTGCGCTTCTCCACCGTGATCGGCGGCCGCGACTCCTCCGAGACGGCGCGCGACCCTCGCGGGTTCGCGGTGAAGTTCCGCACCGAGGACGGCAACTGGGACCTCGTCGGCAACAACCTGGCCGTGTTCTTCATCCGGGACGCGATCAAGTTCCCCGACGTCATCCACGCCCTGAAGCCGGACCCGGTCACGTTCCGCCAGGAGCCGAACCGGATCTTCGACTTCATGTCCCAGACCCCCGAGTCCATGCACATGCTCCTGCACGTGTTCAGCCCTCGGGGCATCCCGGCGGACTACCGCCACCAGCAGGGCTTCGGCGTGAACACCTACAAGTGGGTGAACGCGGACGGCGAGACCGTGCTCGTGAAGTACCACTTCCACCCGAAGCAGGGCGTGAAGTGCCTCACCCAGGAGCAGGCGGACGGCATCCAGGCCACCGACCTCGGGCACGCCACCCGCGACCTGATGGAGGCCATCGACCGGGGCGAACACCCCGAGTGGGACGTCTTCGTCCAGGTCATGAGCGACGACGACCACCCCGAGCTCGACTGGGACCCGCTCGACGACACGAAGGTGTGGCCGGAGGACCAGTTCCCGCTCCGGCGCATCGGCCGCATGGTGCTCGACCGCAACGTCGAGAACCAGTTCCTCGAGAACGAGCAGATCGCCATGGGCACCGGCGTGCTCGTCGACGGCCTCGACTTCTCCGACGACAAGATGCTCGTCGGCCGGACGTTCTCGTACTCCGACACCCAGCGCTACCGGGTCGGGCCGAACTACCTCCAGCTGCCGATCAACGCGCCGGTCGCCCCCGTGCGCACCAACCAGCGCGACGGCCAGATGAGCTACGCGGTGGACGGCGGCGCCGGCAACCCGCACGTGAACTTCGAGCCGAGCATCCACGACGGCCTCGTCGAGGCGCCCCGGCCGTCCCACGACGAGCAGGGCCCGGTCGTGAGCGGCCGGCTGACCCGCCGCCCGCTCGAGCGGGCCAACGACTACCAGCAGGCGGCCGAGCGCTACCAGCTCATGCCCGACTGGGAGCGCGACGACCTCGTGCTCAACCTGTCCACCCAGCTCGGGCAGTGCGAGCGGGACGTGCAGGAGCGGATGGTCTGGCACTTCCACCTGATCGACGACGACCTCGGGAGCCGGGTGGGCGGCGCCATCGGCGTGTCGGCGGCCGACGTGGCGGGGCTTCCGCCGCTGCCCGGCCAGCTCCTCACCGACGTCGACCGGCGCCGGCTGGCGCAGCTCGGGGACAACCCGCCGCGGGAGCTGATGTCGAAGCAGCTGACGGGCACGTTCGCCTACGACCCGGTCGACCTCGAGACGGCGACGAAGGTCGCCGGCCGGTGGCCCGAGCGGGCACCTGGCGACCGGATCGGCGGCGAGCGGGGCGCCACCACGACCGGCGCCCAGCCGACCGACGGGCTGCCGGCCACCGGCGCCTCCTAG